Part of the Catalinimonas alkaloidigena genome is shown below.
ATGGGTGTGGTGAGTCCCGCTCCCAGCACGACCAAAGCCAACAACACTGAAATGATGAAGAAGGGCGTATGTACTGTTTTCTGATGCCTTAATAGCCACCACAGCATCAAATAGGTCAGAATAATTCCTATTACGACATAGGTAAAGAAGTAAGTTTCTTCCTGTAGCCTCTGAAGTGTAGCCTCGCTCCTGCGGTTAAACTCTTCCACACTCGCCACATTATTTTTAGCTAAAATTGTGTTTACCAGCAATGAATCATTGGCTTCAGCATAAGTGCTATCCGTATATTCCTGAACTTTGGTTCTGACCAGATATTTAAGCGCTTCCTTATTATCAGGCGCTTGTATTTCATTGGTAAGGGTCTGGGAAAAGGTAGGTACCAGGGCTTCTATTTTGTCTTTGTTCACAAAAGTATTGACCGCAAACTTCGTAAGCTTACCTTTAAAAGTTTTCTGTTTCTGCTCCAGCAAACTATCTGCCTTATTGACGACAGCATACAGCATCTGATCAATGGCATACTTCAGGGTGTCTTCCTGCGCAGGGGTCAGCTCAAAATCACTGATCCTGTTCATAGCGATCTTGGTCAGATGATCGCTCCACACATTGATAGAAAGCAGACCGTAGCTTATGCTGTTGACCTCACTGTAATCAAATTTGATTTCTGCTCTTTTGGAGGAAAGGTTATAGATATTGAAGGTACACCATCCGGCCGCAAGCAGCAGAGCACCGGAAAAAAATATGGTGAGCGCGCGTTGTAAAAATTTGTTCATAAAGTAAAATTAGATTCATGTAGAATACCCACATACGCCAAATTGTTTAAGCTAAGTATAACGCTTGCTGAAGTTGACGTCTATGTATCAAGTCTACATTATACAAAACCTTGAAATAGAGGCACATACATTTCCTTAGCAATATCAGAAGAGGGAATGCTTAACGCTACTACTTTTACATCCTCTACGTTGACGGTATAGTATAACTTTCCTGTTATTCTTTTGAGGATGCGGGGCTGAAATTATATCGTCGCCTCAAAATTTCCCGAAACTGATCTTTTTCAGGAGACCATTGTATTACAAATACCTGAGCTCGTAGCTGTGGCTACTCCTCTAAATGCAGACGAGCGGCTTTCGTGTTTTGTGGTACGTCAAAGATGATACGGACGGACTGCCTGCTTCTGAAGCGCTCCACCTGGAACTGCTGTTAATTGTCAAAGCTACTTCAGTAGGGTAAACTTCTTGATAAAGTGATTTCTACTTGCGCCAGTTGCTTTAGGTCCAGCTACTTACTATCAGCAGGATAAATGAAATGAGGAAGCTTCATATTTACTTTCCGATACAGAACTTGCTAAATATATTTCCCAGCAGATCATCGGTAGTGATTTCACCGGTGATTTCACCAAGGTGTTGTAAGGCATGGCGAATATCCTGGGCCAGAAAGTCATGGGTAATTTCATTGGCTAAGCCATTAAGCACATCCTGTAACGATTCGCGGGTCTGCAGTAGACTTTGGTAGTGGCGTACATTGGTCACAATAGTCCCGCTGGTCTTGAGTTTGTCCAGGTCTACGAAATCAGTGATCATCTTTTTCAGCCCTTCCAGGTTTTCTTTCCGTTCCGCTGAGATAAAAACAACATCTTCAATTTTTTGAACAGCTTCCAGCAGTTCCGGCCGGGCTTTGTCCACCTTATTACCCACCTTGATAAATGGAATACCCTGGTTCTCCAGCTGATTGATTGCCCGATATACATCCTGAATGTTATCATGCTCCAGATCAAAAAGATAAATGATAAGCGAAGCTTTCTGCATCTTCTCATAAGTACGCTTCACGCCTATAGCTTCTACCTTGTCGGTAGTTTCACGTAAGCCCGCAGTGTCGATGAAGCGGAAACCAATTCCTCCGATATTAATCTCATCTTCAATAAAGTCGCGGGTCGTGCCGGGTATGTCGGAGACTATGGCTTTTTCTTCGTTGAGTAGGGCATTGAGCAAAGTAGATTTTCCGGCATTGGGCTTACCGGCAATCACTGTAGGCACACCATTTTTGATCACATTGCCCAGGTCAAAACTATCAATTAGCAGATTGATCATGCGTAAAATTTCGTTGATCAGGTTTTCCAGTTGCTCGCGATCCGCGAATTCCACATCTTCTTCTACAAAGTCCAGTTCCAGTTCTATCATAGACGCAAAGTGTACAAGCTGCGCCCTAAGGCCTTTAATTTCTTCTGAAAAGCCGCCCCGCATCTGATTGAGGGCTGCTTTGTGAGAAGCTTCAGAATCAGACGATATCAAATCAGCTACCGCTTCAGCTTGGGCCAGGTCAAACTGACCGTTCATGAAAGCACGCTTGGTAAACTCACCGGCCTGAGCCAGCCTCGCCCCTTTTTTCAGTAATAGTTGAATGATCTTGCGGACAATGTAAGGGGAACCGTGGCAGGAAATTTCTACCACATTTTCTTTGGTAAAAGAGTGAGGAGCCTTAAATAATGAAACCACAACTTCATCTAAAATCTCTTTTCCATCTCGTATGGTACCAAAGTGAAGGGTATGGGAAGCTTGCGATTCCAGGTCTTTCCCCTTAAAAACCTGATTAGTGATCTGAATGGCATTTTTTCCCGATAGTCGAATGACAGCTATAGCTCCTATACCCTCAGGTGTAGAAAGCGCTACGATGGTATCTTCTACGCTATATTGCATAAAAAAGTCAGTTATCTGTTCTCTTTTGCAAAGGTACAGGATAACTGACAATCCAAAATTTTATGGCAGCGTTTATTTTCCTGCTGGCTCTGCCTGATTAAATGATTCCAGCATTTTCAGGAATTCATCCGCCTGGCGATAACCACTCACCGGCTGGAATTTAGAGAAATCTTCAGCGAAAAACACAACGGTTGGGTAGCCACTTACTCTCAGGGCTTTGGTAAACTGGGGATTGGTAAACTCCTGGCCTTTAAAGGCAAAGCTCTTATTGGCTTCAGCGTCAAACTTAACCGCATAGAAATTTTCATTCACATACTCCACTACCTTTTCATCGGCAAAAGTGGTCTTATCCATTTTTTTGCACCATCCGCACCAATCCGTATACACATCCATGATGACCTTTTTTGGATTTTCTTTAGAAAGTTCTTGCGCTTCCTCTATCGTTACCCAATTGATTCCTTTAGTTGGTTTGCTTTCTTTAGGAGGTTCAGTAAATGAAGAAACTAAAAAGAGTAATCCCAAAGAAAGTACGCTAAGCATTAATTTATTCATAAGTGTGTTGTTTTCTTTATTTGCAAACGCACTAATTATACAAAAGATTCTCTATAATTCTGACAAAGATTAAGCCAGATGTCTTTTTGCTGAGCCGCTTGCAACATTTCTATGCATATTGCTGTAGAAGTTTTTCGTAGGGGGCTACGTTTTCCACCGATCTTAACAACATTTTTTTTTCTGAATAGCTGAGTAATTCCGAAGATCGCAGCATAATTTGCGGCAAATACTGACTGATCAGTGGAATGCTAGCACCATATACTACCTCTGCGATTCCTGCGAATAAGGCCGCGGCCGTACACATGGGGCATGGCTCACAGGTGGTATAGAGTATGGCATCCTTAAGTTTGCTTGCCCCGATCTTTTGACTGGCCTCCCTAATTGCATTCACCTCCGCGTGTGCAGTAGGGGCTTTACTTTGACTCACCGTATTAAACACTGCCGCCAATACCTTATTCTGCTGTACAATGACTGCCCCGAAGGGAGTTTTTCCCTCATGGGCTCTGTCAATGGCCAGTTGTAAGTAGTCTTCTTCTTGCATAAGCTGAGTGCAGTGGGTTAAGAAATGCTTGTGACGATAAGCTTATGATACTAAATTTAGTTATCAGGATTTTGGCTCGCTTTCTTCTGCTCCTCTTCCACATGCTTCACCAGCTTGTCGCAGAGCTCATTGATCTCATCAGACATATACGTGTCACCCGTGGCGGAAAGAATAGTCTGAGCGATACCGCCTATGGTATCTATAGAAAAACGCTTCATCTCGTCAACAGGCATCTCCTTAGTCCACAAATCTATTCTGAGCGTATTTTTTTGCAGATGGTCCCAAATGGAAAGGCTGATCGCATTGGAAGCGGAATCCGCGCCATCGTCTTTATCGGTGGCATCCCAAAAGATTTTTTCAGGCACATTATCGTCATCCAGATGTATGGTCAGGTTGATTTCTGACTTTTTCATAATTATTTGGTTTTCTTTTCAAAATATGCAGGCAAAGTTAGGCAAAGAAATGAGTATAGAGCAATTTGCCCGATGATACTTTTAGCCACCATACTAGCCATTGGCTTACACTTCCGGTGGGGTAAGCAGGTATACTACCAGCATTGAACAGTTTTTATCAGACTTATTAATGGGAACATGCGGTGTTCGTCCGTCAAAGAAAAGGGAATCTCCGGCTTCCATTTCCACAATATGTTCTCCAATATGATATTCTACCCTACCACTTAGCACGTATTTGAACTCAAAGCCATCTGTGGTGACGAAGTCTCTTTTAGAGTTTGGTTGCAAATCCAGAATTACAGCTTCCACAATTACGCTGGAAGCATGTTTGCTCAGGATATGTCTGTAAATAAATCCTATGGCACTCTCTTTTTCAGTAAATACGTAGTCTTCCTTTTTCTTATGAATGTAGGGGACATGTCCGTTTGCTTCTATGCCTTCAAAAAAAGCGCTGAATTCTACTTTAAGTACCTGAATAATGGAAACCAAAACGGGTAGAGATGGTACGGATCTTCCATTTTCAATCTTTGACAAAAGGCTTTTACTGATATTAGCTTCTTTGGCCACTTCGTGTAGCTTCAGGTTTTGTTGTTGACGTATGCTTCTTACTTTCTTGCCGATACCAGCAATAATCTGGTCATTCATTTCATTTTTTGCGTTAAAACTAATCAAATCCTTCATTTTCATTTCATAGGTTTTTAGCGATCTTCTTTTCCTGCAGGCTCACTTAATATTTTGTTAACAAAAACATAAAATAGCCATCATGCCCAATACTTTAATATAGGCATAAAAAAAGCGATTATTATAGCAACAAACATCTCGCCTTTCTTTTTCATATTCTAAAAAGTTTACATATATTAAACTCATGTTGTCTTATTGTGCGTAATTTTAACAATTACTTAAAGTATTGTTGAATTTAGCTCAATCCTATTTTTCTACTTTTGTACTGAATCCAATCATTAACCCAATGGAAAGGAGACAGTGTGCAAGCAAACCTATTCTTGATTAAATGAGAGGGCTGAAATGGTTTTATCCACTGTTTCAGCGCCTCTTCTCCCACTTTGCTTTTTGTAAGTCATACGATATAATTTTTAACCAAACTATCTGAATCTCATGATGAACCTTTTACAAACGCTAGTCAGGGTGAGGTACAAGGCAGGCTTTAGCTCAGGCTTGCTATTGTTTTCTCTGCTGCTTGGCTTTACTGCTTATGCCCAGGAGATGAGTATAAGTGGAAAAGTAACTGACCCTAACAACGAACCCATCCCCGGCGTAAATGTGCTGGTGAAAGGTACTACTCAGGGCACTATTACCGACATTGAAGGAAATTATCGCCTGAATGTCGCTGAGAATGCCGAAACCTTAGTATTCTCATTTGTAGGTTATGAAACGCAGGAGGTGACGATCAATGGGCGCACTACTATTGATGTGAACCTTGGTCTGGACGCACGTGAACTGGGTGAAGTAGTAGTTACTGCCCTCGGCGTAGAACGTGAAACCAAAGCCCTCGGCTACTCGGTCCAGGAAATTCAGGGAGAGTCCATTACCCAGGCCCGGGAGACCAACCTGGTCAACTCGCTAGCCGGTAAGGTTGCGGGTGTCAACGTCACCGGATCATCTACGACCATCGGCGGTTCTTCCCGTATCACCATCCGTGGAGAATCTTCGCTGGACATCAACAAAAATCAGCCTCTATTTATAGTGGACGGTGTGCCTATCAATAATAATATGATCGGCTCCTCCGGCTCAGGGAACCTGGAAGCGGACTATGGCAATGGCGCCGGTGAAGTAAATCCCGATGATGTTGAAAGCATCAGTGTCCTTAAAGGTCCCAATGCAGCCGCGCTTTACGGTTCCAGGGCTGCCAACGGGGTGATTATCATCACTACTAAGTCCGGCAAAGGAGCCAATGGGATAGGTGTCAGTGTCAACTCTACCACCTCTTTTGAAAATCCTCTTCGCCTCCCTGATTGGCAGGATCAATACGGACAAGGAAACCGTGGTCAATTCGCATTTGTAGACGGTTCCGGTGCAGGCATCGCTGATGGAGTTGACGAAAGCTGGGGCCCCCGTCTGGATGGTCAGCTCCTTCCTCAGTTTGACTCTCCCCGTGATGCTGCCGGTTTCCGTGGGGGCGACATTGACGCAGCTCCAGATGGAAGTACCATCACGCCTACTCCCTGGACCGCTAATCCTGATAACATCAATGACTTCTTTGAAACCGGAGTCACGCTGACTAATAATGTCGCCGTTTCAGGAGGTAACAAGGATGGTAATTTCAGATTGTCCTTTACCAATCTGGACCAGAGCGGTATGTTACCCAATACTGACCTGCGAAGAAATACCATGCTTTTCAGCGGGGGCTATAACCTCACGGACAAGCTGAAAGCAAACGCCATGGTCAACTATATCAGAAGCAGAAGTGATAACCGCCCCTCTATCAGCTATGGTACCGAAAGCATTATGTATCTATGGGTGTGGTATGGCAGACAAATCAATACGGGTAACCTTCGTGATTACTGGCAGCCCGGCCTGGAAGGCAGACAGCAGTTTAATTATAACTACAACTACCACGACAACCCTTACTTCACCATGTACGAGAATACCAATGGGCAGGCGAAAGACAGGGTACTGGGGAATATCTCATTGACCTATAAATTTACCGACGAGCTGAGCCTGATGGTACGTTCCGGCACTGACTTTTATCGCGAACTGAGAGACAGAAAAAGAGCGTTCAGTACGCAGCGCTTTCCCTTCGGTATGTACCGGGAAGACAATATTTTCTTTGAAGAAAGAAACACGGACTTCCTGCTGACTTACGACAAAAACTTTGATGATGTATGGGATGTCAATGTCTCATTGGGTGGCAACCGTATGGACCAGAACTATGAGTATAATGAGTTAGTTGCACCTCAGCTATCCATTCCAGGCATTTACAATTTTGGTAACTCCAGGGTAGCGCTGCAGGCTGAAGAGTTTGTCAATTCCAAACGAATCAACAGCTTATATGGACTGGCTCGTTTCGGTTATCAGAATGTGCTTTTCCTGGATTTAACCGCTCGTAACGACTGGTCCAGTACGCTTCCGGCAGATAACAATTCCTACTTCTACCCTTCTGTCTCGGCCAGTGCAGTGATCAGTGATATGGTGGAGTTGCCCTCTGCCATCTCATTTGCAAAGCTGAGAGCCGGCTGGGCGCAGGTGGGTAACGATACCGACCCTTACCGCCTTACCAATGTTTACAATTACCTGCCTCCCTGGGAGACTACGCAGAGGGTTACCGAATCATCAGTCATCCGAAACCCTGAGCTGAAGCCGGAGATCGTGACATCATTTGAGATAGGTACCGATATGCGCTTCTTTGGCGGTAGAATGGGGCTGGACTTCACCTACTACAATATGAGCAGCCGCAACCAGATCCTGCAGATTGATGTAGACCGCACTTCGGGCTATAGCAGTAAGGTGATCAATGCCGGTGAAATTGAAAACAGAGGCGTAGAACTGATGCTGACAGGTACACCGGTTGAACTTAATAACAGCCTGCGTTGGGATGTATCGGTGAACTGGTCCAGAAACCGCTCACAAGTGGTGGAGCTGGCTGATGATATTCCGTCTTATCGCATCGCAGCCAACCGTGGAGCTGAAATTCTTGCAGTACCCGGTGAGCGTATGGGCGACATCTATGGCTCGGTATTCCAGCGCTACAATGGCGAGATTGTGTACAACGAATCTGGCTTCCCATTAAGAACTTCTGAGCTGGAAAAAGTAGGCAATTACAATCCAGACTGGATGATGGGTATTAACAATACCATCAGCTTCAAAGGTTTTAACCTGGGCGTGCTGCTGGATATTCGTCAGGGAGGCATCATTGTCTCGCAAACCACCTGGATAGGTAGAAATGCCGGTCAGCTGGAAGGTACCGTAGTAGGCCGTGAAAATGGTATGGTGGGCGAAGGAGTGATCGCCACCGCCTATGATGAAGCCGGAAACATCACTGCTGCCCGCCCTAATGATGTGGTAGTGCCTGCCCGTGACTGGAACTACCAGTACTTTCGCAGAGAGAGCAATATTGAGGCCGGCGCCTGGGATGCTTCTTACACCAAATTGAGAGAGATCAGGTTTGGCTATACTTTACCCAACAGTTTGCTGGAGTCACTCCCTTTCCGTGATGTGAGCTTGTCTGTAGTGGGAAGGAATGTAGCACTCTGGACACAAAACCCTCATATTGACCCTGAGAATATGTCGCTATCCGGAGGCACACTGGTTCCCGGCGTGGAAAATATGGCATATCCTACGCCTCGCAGTATAGGTTTCAACCTGAATTTTAAACTGTAAACTGAGGTCTACAACGCAAAAAAATTGAAGCAATGAAATATATTAATAGTAAAAATCTACTCACCATCCTATTAGCGCTCTTTGTCACCAGCGCCTGTGATGATGATTTTGAAGAAATTAATGCCAACCCTAACCAGCCTGAGACTGTCACTTCTGATCTGCTGCTCACCAATGTGATCATCCAGGCGGTAAGGGAAATGGACGGGCAAGCCTGGGGTACCGGAAATGTAGTGGCCCAGCATGTAGCCAAGATTCAGTTTACCGGCCGTGACCGTTATGACTGGACGCCGGAAGGCTCGCCCTGGTTTGACTTCTACGACGTGCTCCGTGATGTCAATAACATTATTGATAATGAGGAAAGTGAAAATAGTTATGTAGCGGTATCGCTGATCATGAAATCCTGGATGTATCAGATTCTGACTGACCTCTACGGTGATATTCCTTATTCTCAGGCTATTCAGGGTAAATCTGAAGCTAACTTCACCCCGGTATTTGATTCACAGCAGAATATTTACGCTGGCATACTGACAGATCTGGAAAAGGCTAATACCATTCTAAATACCAATGCTACACCCATCTCAGGTGACATCCTATTCAATGGAGACCTGAGCCGCTGGCAGAAAATGGCTAATTCATTAAGACTTCGTATCCTGATGCGTCAGTCTGAGCAGATTGATCCTTCTTCCGCCATGTCGGCGATTCTCAATGATGTTAACGCACCTGTTTTTACCAGCAATGAAGATCATGCGGTATTAGATTACC
Proteins encoded:
- a CDS encoding paraquat-inducible protein A, with protein sequence MNKFLQRALTIFFSGALLLAAGWCTFNIYNLSSKRAEIKFDYSEVNSISYGLLSINVWSDHLTKIAMNRISDFELTPAQEDTLKYAIDQMLYAVVNKADSLLEQKQKTFKGKLTKFAVNTFVNKDKIEALVPTFSQTLTNEIQAPDNKEALKYLVRTKVQEYTDSTYAEANDSLLVNTILAKNNVASVEEFNRRSEATLQRLQEETYFFTYVVIGIILTYLMLWWLLRHQKTVHTPFFIISVLLALVVLGAGLTTPMIEIDARFKEVSFFLIGEEISFNDQILFFQSKSIVDVVVILLETGKYDSILVGLLILVFSIVFPITKLLATQIYLTGKEKWKNNKVIYFFAFKSGKWSMADVYVIAIFMSYVGFQGILEDQLAIMNVETDALVSISTNKTSLQPGFILFIAFVLFSLLLSVILKKITALRKNKALGESAG
- the mnmE gene encoding tRNA uridine-5-carboxymethylaminomethyl(34) synthesis GTPase MnmE; amino-acid sequence: MQYSVEDTIVALSTPEGIGAIAVIRLSGKNAIQITNQVFKGKDLESQASHTLHFGTIRDGKEILDEVVVSLFKAPHSFTKENVVEISCHGSPYIVRKIIQLLLKKGARLAQAGEFTKRAFMNGQFDLAQAEAVADLISSDSEASHKAALNQMRGGFSEEIKGLRAQLVHFASMIELELDFVEEDVEFADREQLENLINEILRMINLLIDSFDLGNVIKNGVPTVIAGKPNAGKSTLLNALLNEEKAIVSDIPGTTRDFIEDEINIGGIGFRFIDTAGLRETTDKVEAIGVKRTYEKMQKASLIIYLFDLEHDNIQDVYRAINQLENQGIPFIKVGNKVDKARPELLEAVQKIEDVVFISAERKENLEGLKKMITDFVDLDKLKTSGTIVTNVRHYQSLLQTRESLQDVLNGLANEITHDFLAQDIRHALQHLGEITGEITTDDLLGNIFSKFCIGK
- a CDS encoding thioredoxin family protein, producing the protein MNKLMLSVLSLGLLFLVSSFTEPPKESKPTKGINWVTIEEAQELSKENPKKVIMDVYTDWCGWCKKMDKTTFADEKVVEYVNENFYAVKFDAEANKSFAFKGQEFTNPQFTKALRVSGYPTVVFFAEDFSKFQPVSGYRQADEFLKMLESFNQAEPAGK
- a CDS encoding nucleoside deaminase, whose amino-acid sequence is MQEEDYLQLAIDRAHEGKTPFGAVIVQQNKVLAAVFNTVSQSKAPTAHAEVNAIREASQKIGASKLKDAILYTTCEPCPMCTAAALFAGIAEVVYGASIPLISQYLPQIMLRSSELLSYSEKKMLLRSVENVAPYEKLLQQYA
- the gldC gene encoding gliding motility protein GldC, with the protein product MKKSEINLTIHLDDDNVPEKIFWDATDKDDGADSASNAISLSIWDHLQKNTLRIDLWTKEMPVDEMKRFSIDTIGGIAQTILSATGDTYMSDEINELCDKLVKHVEEEQKKASQNPDN
- a CDS encoding helix-turn-helix domain-containing protein; its protein translation is MKMKDLISFNAKNEMNDQIIAGIGKKVRSIRQQQNLKLHEVAKEANISKSLLSKIENGRSVPSLPVLVSIIQVLKVEFSAFFEGIEANGHVPYIHKKKEDYVFTEKESAIGFIYRHILSKHASSVIVEAVILDLQPNSKRDFVTTDGFEFKYVLSGRVEYHIGEHIVEMEAGDSLFFDGRTPHVPINKSDKNCSMLVVYLLTPPEV
- a CDS encoding SusC/RagA family TonB-linked outer membrane protein, whose translation is MMNLLQTLVRVRYKAGFSSGLLLFSLLLGFTAYAQEMSISGKVTDPNNEPIPGVNVLVKGTTQGTITDIEGNYRLNVAENAETLVFSFVGYETQEVTINGRTTIDVNLGLDARELGEVVVTALGVERETKALGYSVQEIQGESITQARETNLVNSLAGKVAGVNVTGSSTTIGGSSRITIRGESSLDINKNQPLFIVDGVPINNNMIGSSGSGNLEADYGNGAGEVNPDDVESISVLKGPNAAALYGSRAANGVIIITTKSGKGANGIGVSVNSTTSFENPLRLPDWQDQYGQGNRGQFAFVDGSGAGIADGVDESWGPRLDGQLLPQFDSPRDAAGFRGGDIDAAPDGSTITPTPWTANPDNINDFFETGVTLTNNVAVSGGNKDGNFRLSFTNLDQSGMLPNTDLRRNTMLFSGGYNLTDKLKANAMVNYIRSRSDNRPSISYGTESIMYLWVWYGRQINTGNLRDYWQPGLEGRQQFNYNYNYHDNPYFTMYENTNGQAKDRVLGNISLTYKFTDELSLMVRSGTDFYRELRDRKRAFSTQRFPFGMYREDNIFFEERNTDFLLTYDKNFDDVWDVNVSLGGNRMDQNYEYNELVAPQLSIPGIYNFGNSRVALQAEEFVNSKRINSLYGLARFGYQNVLFLDLTARNDWSSTLPADNNSYFYPSVSASAVISDMVELPSAISFAKLRAGWAQVGNDTDPYRLTNVYNYLPPWETTQRVTESSVIRNPELKPEIVTSFEIGTDMRFFGGRMGLDFTYYNMSSRNQILQIDVDRTSGYSSKVINAGEIENRGVELMLTGTPVELNNSLRWDVSVNWSRNRSQVVELADDIPSYRIAANRGAEILAVPGERMGDIYGSVFQRYNGEIVYNESGFPLRTSELEKVGNYNPDWMMGINNTISFKGFNLGVLLDIRQGGIIVSQTTWIGRNAGQLEGTVVGRENGMVGEGVIATAYDEAGNITAARPNDVVVPARDWNYQYFRRESNIEAGAWDASYTKLREIRFGYTLPNSLLESLPFRDVSLSVVGRNVALWTQNPHIDPENMSLSGGTLVPGVENMAYPTPRSIGFNLNFKL